A region from the Gossypium hirsutum isolate 1008001.06 chromosome A08, Gossypium_hirsutum_v2.1, whole genome shotgun sequence genome encodes:
- the LOC107888182 gene encoding probable membrane-associated kinase regulator 6, which yields MIMESSQPLAIESFSSSWFSDHKTSLDGLVESPRESFGYYYGESSNRFLTDQNFNFDATAQTPEPVIIHADELFTNGFIRPIYIDPSKRDSCNTLDSISIQTPPFTSRTENPKGRSGCCFVRKYRKSTKKVLRSLFEHLRPLCHKLGCSRKSTRVDDIERRMMGRAKSWNGSPQASPQQFTPCASMGASCHLENSIYEAVLHCKRSIEK from the exons ATGATAATGGAAAGCTCACAACCCTTAGCCATTGAGAGTTTTTCTTCTAGTTGGTTTTCTGACCATAAAACCTCCTTAGATGGCCTGGTTGAGTCCCCCAGAGAATCTTTTGGGTACTATTATGGAGAGTCGTCAAATAGATTTCTAACAGACCAGAACTTCAATTTTGATGCTACTGCTCAAACTCCCGAACCTGTTATTATTCATGCTGATGAGCTTTTCACCAATGGCTTCATTAGACCTATTTATATTGATCCATCAAAGAGAGATTCTTGTAATACCTTAGATTCCATTTCCATACAAACCCCACCTTTTACTTCAAGAACTGAGAATCCAAAGGGGAGGAGTGGTTGCTGCTTTGTTAGAAAGTATAGGAAATCAACAAAGAAAGTCCTGAGAAGCCTTTTTGAACATCTCAGACCTTTGTGCCATAAGCTAGGGTGCTCGAGAAAAAGTACCAGGGTTGATGACATTGAGAGGAGGATGATGGGGAGAGCTAAGAGCTGGAACGGTTCACCACAGGCATCTCCACAGCAGTTTACACCTTGTGCTTCAATGGGTGCTTCATGCCATCTTGAAAACTCTATTTATGAGGCTGTTCTTCATTGCAAAAGATCAATAG AAAAATGA
- the LOC107887329 gene encoding reticulon-like protein B5 — MADDSESKQSAVESMMEKISEKIHGNDSSSSSDSDHEKPASPSSVKAKIYRLFGRERPVHHVLGGGKPADVFLWRNKKISAGVLGGATAIWVLFELIEYHLLTLICHISILCLALLFLWSNAHTFIHKSPPRIPEIHLPEEPFLQVASALAIELNQGLKLLRDIASGRNLKEFLMVIAAFWVLSIVGSWCNFLTLFYICFVLLHTVPVLYEKYEDKVDPFAEKAAIEVKKQYAVFDAKVLSKIPMGPLKAKKV, encoded by the exons ATGGCGGATGATTCGGAGAGTAAGCAGTCGGCGGTGGAGTCGATGATGGAGAAGATCAGCGAGAAGATTCACGGCAATGATTCATCGTCATCTTCGGATTCGGATCATGAGAAACCGGCTTCCCCTTCCTCCGTTAAGGCTAAGATTTATCGGTTGTTTGGAAGAGAGAGACCAGTTCATCATGTGCTTGGTGGTGGAAAAC CTGCTGATGTGTTCTTGTGGAGGAACAAGAAGATTTCAGCTGGTGTCCTTGGTGGAGCAACTGCAATTTGGGTCCTTTTTGAGTTGATTGAATACCACCTACTTACTTTAATATGTCACATTTCGATACTCTGTCTTGCACTATTGTTTTTGTGGTCCAATGCTCATACCTTCATCCACAA GTCTCCACCTCGCATCCCCGAAATTCATTTGCCAGAGGAGCCATTCCTCCAAGTTGCCTCTGCATTGGCAATTGAACTTAACCAGGGATTGAAACTTCTGCGGGATATTGCATCTGGAAGAAATCTGAAGGAGTTCCTTATG GTTATAGCTGCATTCTGGGTTCTGTCAATTGTGGGAAGTTGGTGCAACTTCTTGACCTTGTTCTATATAT GTTTCGTATTGCTGCACACGGTACCTGTATTATACGAGAAGTACGAGGATAAGGTAGATCCATTTGCAGAGAAGGCTGCAATCGAGGTTAAAAAACAATATGCAGTTTTTGACGCCAAGGTTCTTAGTAAAATTCCAATGGGCCCTTTGAAGGCCAAGAAGGTTTAA